The Bacillota bacterium genome has a window encoding:
- the phnC gene encoding phosphonate ABC transporter ATP-binding protein has product MIQFEAVNKTFPGGVKALSGVNLTIEKGDFVAVVGLSGAGKSTLLRAVNGLVRPESGRVLVDGSDVAAMAGKELRRLRRRIGLIFQDYNLVDQSPVLTNVLAGRLGYNSGWGSLVGKFPPQDVDLAKRCLAQVELTDKTYERAGNLSGGQKQRVSIARALAQEPAIILADEPVASLDPPTAHDIMQYFKRINRQQGITILINLHDINLACQYARRIIGMRQGQIVHDGPSDSVCSETFSEIYGRSPHPAEIEAGHAAS; this is encoded by the coding sequence ATGATCCAGTTTGAGGCAGTAAACAAAACTTTCCCCGGCGGGGTCAAGGCCCTGTCCGGGGTCAATCTTACTATTGAGAAGGGCGATTTTGTCGCCGTGGTCGGACTAAGCGGCGCCGGTAAATCCACTTTGCTCCGGGCAGTGAACGGTCTGGTACGCCCAGAAAGTGGCAGGGTGCTGGTGGACGGCAGTGATGTGGCGGCCATGGCAGGCAAGGAACTGCGGAGATTGCGTCGGCGCATCGGCCTGATTTTCCAGGACTATAATTTGGTGGACCAGTCGCCGGTGCTCACCAATGTCCTGGCCGGCCGTCTCGGCTACAACTCTGGTTGGGGCTCGCTTGTGGGCAAGTTTCCCCCGCAAGATGTGGACTTGGCAAAGCGCTGCTTGGCGCAAGTTGAGCTTACCGATAAAACCTATGAGCGGGCAGGCAATTTGAGCGGCGGCCAGAAACAACGGGTGAGCATCGCCCGGGCCCTCGCCCAGGAGCCGGCAATCATCCTTGCCGACGAACCGGTGGCCAGCCTCGACCCCCCTACCGCACATGACATTATGCAATACTTTAAACGCATCAATCGTCAACAGGGAATTACCATCCTCATCAACCTGCATGACATCAACCTGGCCTGTCAGTATGCCCGCCGAATCATCGGCATGCGTCAGGGCCAGATTGTCCACGACGGTCCCAGCGACTCGGTGTGCAGCGAGACCTTCTCTGAAATTTACGGTCGCTCCCCGCACCCGGCAGAAATAGAGGCAGGCCATGCGGCGTCTTAA
- a CDS encoding phosphate/phosphite/phosphonate ABC transporter substrate-binding protein — protein sequence MKKLALIIVLVVAFSLAGCAQPEEELVMGFVPMRDAESLIESVEPLAEMLSEELGVKVRPFTAVNYVSVVEGLGSGQVDFGFIPPFSYLLANSESEAQVILTALRSDGLPFYRSQILARADSDISIEDLYGLRVAFVDPASTSGYLYPAAHLINLGYDIDKDFNLVYAGGHDRGLQALLNGDVDVAAVFLDARERYKAEFPQAMDDTVQLAVTDPIPNISVTVAGGMDEEMAQRLATALLNIAEDEAGAEMLRELFDMYGFVPATDSDYDIVRQTARTLDVDLREAE from the coding sequence ATGAAAAAACTTGCTTTAATTATCGTTTTAGTAGTTGCCTTCAGCTTGGCTGGCTGCGCCCAGCCCGAAGAAGAACTGGTGATGGGCTTTGTCCCGATGCGTGATGCCGAGTCATTGATTGAAAGCGTCGAACCACTGGCGGAAATGCTCAGCGAAGAACTAGGCGTTAAGGTCCGGCCATTTACGGCAGTGAACTATGTGTCGGTTGTTGAGGGACTGGGTTCCGGGCAGGTGGACTTTGGTTTTATCCCGCCTTTCAGCTATCTGCTGGCCAACAGCGAAAGTGAGGCCCAGGTCATCCTCACCGCCCTGCGCAGCGACGGTCTCCCCTTTTATCGGTCGCAAATCCTTGCCCGGGCAGACAGCGATATCAGCATTGAAGATCTTTATGGCCTGCGGGTTGCCTTTGTCGATCCTGCATCCACTTCCGGCTATCTATATCCTGCAGCCCATCTAATTAATCTTGGTTATGATATCGACAAGGATTTCAACCTGGTTTATGCCGGTGGCCATGATCGCGGCCTGCAGGCATTACTCAACGGCGATGTAGACGTGGCAGCTGTCTTCCTCGATGCCAGAGAGCGCTATAAAGCAGAGTTTCCCCAGGCCATGGATGACACAGTGCAATTGGCTGTCACCGATCCGATTCCCAACATCTCCGTGACCGTGGCCGGGGGAATGGATGAAGAGATGGCCCAGCGACTGGCAACAGCGCTTTTGAACATTGCCGAAGACGAAGCCGGCGCCGAAATGCTTCGAGAATTGTTTGACATGTATGGATTTGTTCCGGCTACCGACAGCGATTACGACATCGTCCGGCAAACAGCCCGGACCCTGGATGTTGACCTCAGGGAGGCAGAGTGA
- a CDS encoding ABC transporter ATP-binding protein, producing MPVLKIENLHVRYGGIHALKGISFEVPSGKIVTLIGANGAGKSTTLRAIVGLEKIYSGTVTFQDTEITNQKTIATIGAGITMVPEGRRVFPDMTVYENLCMGAYGRRESKEIRRDMDWVYELFPRLLERKTQLAGTLSGGEQQMLAIGRALMSRPQLMMMDEPSLGLAPLLVRDVFNIIRQIHQEGVTILLIEQNARAALQLADYGYVLETGNVVLEGKGSDLAANDQVRKAYLGE from the coding sequence ATGCCGGTGCTTAAAATCGAGAACCTCCATGTCCGCTATGGCGGCATCCATGCGCTCAAGGGGATTAGCTTTGAAGTACCCAGTGGTAAAATTGTCACTCTGATTGGCGCCAACGGCGCCGGCAAGAGCACAACCCTGCGGGCCATCGTCGGCCTGGAGAAAATATATAGCGGCACTGTGACCTTTCAAGATACGGAGATCACCAACCAGAAAACTATCGCCACCATCGGCGCCGGCATCACTATGGTACCGGAAGGGCGCCGGGTCTTTCCCGATATGACCGTTTATGAGAACCTCTGCATGGGGGCTTACGGGCGCCGCGAGAGCAAAGAAATTCGCCGGGATATGGACTGGGTTTATGAACTGTTCCCCCGGTTGCTGGAACGCAAAACCCAGCTGGCAGGTACCCTATCGGGCGGTGAACAACAGATGCTGGCCATCGGACGCGCATTGATGAGTCGGCCACAACTGATGATGATGGATGAACCTTCTCTGGGCCTAGCGCCGCTTTTGGTCCGGGACGTATTTAACATTATCCGGCAGATTCATCAGGAAGGCGTAACGATATTGCTCATCGAACAAAACGCCCGGGCCGCATTGCAACTTGCCGATTACGGCTATGTGCTGGAAACAGGTAATGTCGTCCTGGAAGGCAAAGGCAGCGACCTGGCGGCCAACGACCAGGTGCGCAAAGCCTACCTAGGGGAATAA
- a CDS encoding PLP-dependent aminotransferase family protein, producing the protein MDSVPVRLDHDSDIPLYRQIADQLRQAIDAGSLAPGSKLPSIRQLSGELQVNSVTIVTAYRLLEQEGYAWPRPGSGTYVRVAPAPEPTRQISVPHEGINFASGTPTPEIFPIEVCRDLLNQVLDRDGGHAFGYQESEGYYPLRQSLQEYLATAGVDVKIENVQVISGAQQGIDLAAKTLINHGDEIMVESPTYQGAIASFMSRGARIIEVPLEKDGPDLAAIAYKLRTHRPKLFYVMPNYQNPTGYSYSQMKKEKLLYLAAKHGFTIVEDDYLSEMSFSGPPRQPLKALDREGAVFFIKSFSKILMPGLRLGVLAVPDQLTATVSAAKQYSDISSSGLLQRTLDLYLRQQAWHKHLQSMKEIYAQRYQVLIGAVETYLPQLRFTAPEGGLHLWLQLPDRFDSNSLYELCLQKNVLISPGSYFGAQQRWFRLSFAAVHEDEIEPGIKLIAQALETLARPASASPLL; encoded by the coding sequence ATGGATAGTGTACCAGTACGCTTGGACCACGATAGCGATATCCCCCTGTATAGACAAATTGCCGATCAGCTGCGTCAGGCAATCGATGCCGGCAGTTTGGCGCCGGGCAGCAAATTGCCTTCAATTCGCCAATTATCGGGGGAACTGCAGGTTAATTCAGTAACCATAGTTACGGCCTACCGGCTGTTGGAGCAGGAAGGTTATGCCTGGCCCCGGCCGGGTAGCGGCACCTATGTGCGGGTGGCGCCTGCTCCAGAACCGACCCGGCAAATTTCGGTGCCCCACGAAGGGATTAACTTCGCCAGTGGTACGCCGACGCCGGAAATTTTTCCGATCGAGGTTTGCCGCGACCTCCTGAATCAGGTGCTGGACCGGGATGGCGGCCATGCCTTTGGCTACCAGGAAAGCGAGGGCTATTATCCGTTGCGGCAGTCCCTTCAAGAATATCTGGCCACTGCCGGTGTCGACGTAAAAATCGAAAATGTACAAGTTATCTCCGGTGCTCAGCAGGGGATCGACCTGGCTGCCAAAACCCTGATCAATCATGGTGATGAAATCATGGTGGAAAGTCCGACGTATCAAGGAGCAATCGCTTCCTTCATGTCCCGGGGCGCCCGGATAATTGAGGTTCCCCTGGAGAAAGATGGACCGGATCTGGCTGCCATCGCCTACAAACTGAGGACTCACCGGCCAAAACTGTTCTATGTAATGCCCAATTATCAGAACCCTACCGGTTACAGTTATTCGCAAATGAAAAAAGAAAAGCTGCTCTATTTAGCAGCTAAACATGGATTTACCATCGTTGAGGATGACTATCTGAGCGAAATGTCATTTAGTGGTCCGCCCCGGCAGCCCTTAAAAGCCCTGGATCGGGAAGGGGCAGTATTCTTTATTAAGAGCTTCTCCAAGATCCTGATGCCGGGCCTGCGCCTGGGGGTCCTGGCTGTACCCGACCAGCTGACAGCCACCGTCAGCGCCGCCAAGCAATACTCGGATATTTCCAGTTCTGGCTTGTTGCAGCGGACCCTCGACCTTTACCTGCGCCAACAGGCATGGCACAAGCATTTGCAATCGATGAAAGAGATTTATGCCCAGCGCTATCAAGTATTGATTGGGGCTGTGGAGACGTATTTACCCCAATTGCGGTTTACCGCTCCTGAAGGCGGTCTGCACCTCTGGCTGCAGCTTCCCGATCGCTTTGACAGCAATTCGCTCTATGAGCTCTGTCTGCAAAAAAACGTGCTCATCAGCCCTGGCAGCTATTTTGGCGCCCAGCAGCGTTGGTTCCGCCTCAGCTTTGCAGCTGTCCATGAGGACGAGATTGAGCCTGGCATCAAGCTCATCGCCCAAGCCCTTGAGACCCTGGCCCGTCCCGCATCCGCCAGCCCCCTGCTCTAA
- a CDS encoding amidinotransferase, with protein sequence MTSRDIEAIPGERWFPNEEEFQNDMPDFWGDWGVASEVEPLKAVLLRRPGPEIESFDHAHVRFKAPVDPEKFRAQHDALAAIYRDHGVQVYYVDNQRPDRPNAVFMRDLVFMTPEGAIIGRPAMRERRGEERYAAEALAALGVPILRTINGAGIFEGANALWVDCQTVILATGSRTNRDGYEQVEYELRRLGVNEIIPMQIPYGHAHIDGLLNLASQEIAMVHAPQVPYDVCAALRKRGYRILEAPSQTEAKETLGVNFVAIRPGLVVQPSGNPRCREELEKHGVEVITAEFDEILKGWGAVHCVTAFLKRG encoded by the coding sequence ATGACATCAAGAGATATAGAAGCTATTCCCGGAGAACGTTGGTTTCCCAATGAAGAAGAGTTCCAGAACGATATGCCGGATTTCTGGGGCGACTGGGGCGTGGCATCAGAGGTAGAGCCACTGAAAGCGGTGCTGTTGCGCCGACCGGGCCCAGAGATTGAATCCTTCGACCATGCCCATGTCCGCTTTAAAGCGCCTGTAGACCCGGAAAAATTCCGGGCCCAACATGACGCCCTGGCTGCAATCTACCGAGACCACGGTGTTCAGGTATATTATGTCGATAATCAGCGCCCTGACCGACCCAATGCTGTGTTCATGCGTGATTTGGTATTCATGACGCCGGAAGGTGCGATAATCGGACGCCCGGCTATGCGCGAGCGCCGGGGCGAAGAACGCTACGCCGCCGAGGCCCTGGCCGCCTTGGGCGTGCCGATTCTCCGCACGATCAATGGCGCAGGAATTTTTGAGGGCGCCAACGCCCTCTGGGTAGATTGCCAGACAGTGATTCTTGCCACCGGCTCCCGCACCAACCGGGACGGCTATGAGCAGGTGGAGTATGAACTGCGTCGCCTGGGTGTAAACGAAATCATCCCGATGCAAATTCCGTACGGCCATGCCCATATCGACGGCCTGTTGAACCTGGCAAGCCAAGAGATTGCCATGGTTCACGCCCCTCAGGTTCCTTATGACGTCTGCGCCGCCCTGCGTAAACGCGGTTATCGAATTCTGGAAGCTCCTTCCCAAACTGAAGCCAAGGAGACCTTGGGCGTAAACTTTGTCGCCATCCGTCCCGGGCTGGTTGTGCAGCCCTCTGGTAATCCCCGCTGCCGGGAAGAGCTGGAGAAACACGGCGTCGAGGTTATCACTGCGGAGTTTGACGAGATTCTCAAGGGTTGGGGGGCCGTCCACTGTGTGACGGCGTTCCTTAAACGCGGCTAG
- the phnE gene encoding phosphonate ABC transporter, permease protein PhnE, protein MRRLKPALVLAFLLFCGYQVGFNPVRIWQGLPQMGALLERMLSPDWGYVMEVMDSLLETLQMALVGSILGTVFALPLSLLAAENITPHPAIYRVIRSIMAAVRALPHVFWAAFLVTLFSIGPGAGILALAITSCNLVAKLLSEYIEGLEARELEAIHAVGAGRAALIVYAVLPRIGGRLWSLFFFSLEVNTRASTVLGMVGAGGIGQLLWRDLNFLRYDRLATLILLLFATIALIDIAGWLARRLQLVQLPGLNFKTYRSFRLWSGLKLASGLVALTIALVWGLSLLDMGWERLFLGLEQGTVMVRRMLQPDWTYFYRLRQGLAESFYIAVFATGIGSLAAIPAALMGAGNLWRFQAWPLFNKLLVNLIRTFPSLILAIMFFRGVGPGPLAGALALTIYTSGVLGKLYTDIVESMDSRALLALRATGATSVQVLRFAVLPRVLPDFLAASLYRLESNIRTATILGIIGAGGIGTYLMMNLEARNWERVGLLLGGMIVLVLAVDAFSGIIRKRISTR, encoded by the coding sequence ATGCGGCGTCTTAAGCCGGCGCTGGTCCTTGCCTTTTTGCTGTTCTGCGGCTATCAGGTGGGCTTTAACCCCGTTCGCATCTGGCAAGGTTTGCCGCAAATGGGCGCATTACTGGAGCGAATGCTCAGTCCCGACTGGGGCTATGTCATGGAAGTCATGGACAGCCTGCTGGAAACCCTACAGATGGCGCTGGTGGGCTCGATTCTTGGCACCGTCTTCGCCCTGCCCCTGAGTCTGTTGGCCGCAGAAAACATTACGCCACATCCGGCCATCTACCGGGTTATCCGCAGTATCATGGCCGCTGTCCGGGCCCTGCCCCATGTGTTCTGGGCAGCATTCCTGGTTACCTTGTTCAGCATCGGCCCCGGCGCCGGCATCCTTGCCCTGGCAATCACCAGCTGCAATCTGGTCGCCAAACTATTGAGCGAGTATATTGAGGGGCTGGAAGCCCGTGAGCTGGAAGCCATCCATGCCGTGGGCGCCGGCCGTGCCGCATTGATTGTCTACGCTGTCCTGCCCCGCATCGGCGGGCGTCTCTGGTCTTTGTTTTTCTTCAGCCTGGAAGTCAACACCCGGGCTTCCACCGTCCTGGGCATGGTGGGCGCCGGTGGCATTGGTCAACTCTTGTGGCGGGATTTGAACTTTTTGCGCTACGACCGCTTGGCCACCCTGATACTCTTGCTCTTTGCCACAATCGCCTTGATTGACATCGCCGGCTGGCTCGCCCGCCGCCTGCAATTGGTGCAGCTCCCGGGGCTGAATTTCAAAACCTACCGCAGCTTTCGTCTCTGGTCCGGCCTGAAATTGGCCAGCGGCCTGGTGGCGTTGACGATTGCACTGGTTTGGGGCCTGTCGCTTCTGGACATGGGCTGGGAGCGCCTTTTCCTGGGGCTCGAACAGGGTACCGTCATGGTCAGGCGCATGCTGCAACCAGACTGGACGTATTTTTACCGCCTGCGGCAAGGTCTTGCGGAAAGCTTCTACATCGCTGTCTTTGCCACCGGGATTGGTTCCTTAGCAGCAATACCAGCGGCACTTATGGGCGCCGGCAATCTCTGGCGGTTTCAGGCCTGGCCGCTGTTTAATAAACTCCTGGTGAACCTGATTCGCACCTTCCCCTCGCTGATTTTGGCGATTATGTTTTTCCGAGGCGTCGGTCCCGGGCCACTGGCAGGCGCCTTGGCCCTGACCATCTACACCAGCGGCGTCCTGGGCAAGCTCTATACCGATATTGTCGAAAGCATGGACAGCCGGGCGCTCCTGGCCCTGCGCGCCACCGGCGCCACATCAGTCCAGGTCCTACGCTTCGCTGTGCTGCCCCGGGTGCTGCCCGATTTCCTGGCCGCATCCCTCTATCGTCTGGAATCCAACATTCGTACCGCCACCATCCTTGGTATCATTGGCGCCGGCGGCATCGGCACCTACCTAATGATGAACCTGGAAGCCCGCAATTGGGAACGGGTCGGCTTACTCCTAGGAGGGATGATCGTTCTCGTCCTGGCCGTAGACGCCTTCAGCGGTATCATACGCAAACGGATATCCACACGCTAA